The Xanthomonas sp. DAR 34887 genome has a segment encoding these proteins:
- a CDS encoding EAL and GGDEF domain-containing protein: MDQGVIASLLQHPLTSAVVLLDAEGRPLAANRAAQALELPRTVEAYAELMRDVRERLLNGESMLACALPGTAGRRLDGWLRAVRDDAGALLAYTLSVPEPVGSDGATRWEIALDSAEHGLWDWDIPSDRIFRSERWKQMLGYEGAAPDYGLNALLPLVHSEDQARLREAIRAHFEGRTATYVCEFRLRQQDGQWRWILDRGRIVARTADGSPLRMVGTHTDIHEQKLLEQRLRDQQTLLREAQRMTSMGSWSWDPLQNRIWWSREFLRVTGLSEEQMPSSRGWLRLLSRESAAQVISTWRRMQRDGKQANFEVELVRGSEAPLHLRVWAQPQLEADGGFQRVLGQVQNITEQRQTDALIRWRTELLNRVSALGKIGGCEIEVGTRRMQWTEECYRIHGLRKETIDLDQALALYTLDSRDAFETALARIAHGGLPEQLDLCFHRPSGHRVWVQVLIELDDRDGLPPRFVVLFRDISREREASERIELLAHYDLLTGLPNRQLLREQAEAAMHDAVERGSTLAMLFVDLDGFKSINDSFGHATGDALLKLAATRMHQQLRTSDLFGRFSGDEFVVVLRDLAEPGDAGHVARKLIAALAEPLHNGENVIKIGASIGIALMEEGRQDFDSLLRAADAAMYAAKESGRNTCHYYSQDVLLRAQRRLEIEHALHGALDREEFSLVYQPLVHAAGERAPAVEALLRWHRPGHGHCNPAEFIPIAEECGEIVRLGDWVINEACRQAAAWDAAGLSFDRVSVNVSAMQLRDRGFAERVIELCQRNGWSPRRLELELTESALIRDTESLRRCFELFEQEGVLLAVDDFGTGFSNLHYLNRFPVQRLKIDRSFVQDMLIDSGTAKVTQAIVQLGHALGMQVVAEGVETAQEEALLREQGCDEIQGYLHSRPLPPRELASWLRARQAETPATLPRLVLAGQ; the protein is encoded by the coding sequence GTGGATCAAGGCGTCATCGCAAGCTTGCTGCAGCATCCGCTCACCTCGGCCGTGGTCCTGTTGGACGCCGAAGGGCGGCCGCTGGCCGCGAACCGGGCCGCGCAGGCGTTGGAGCTGCCGCGGACGGTGGAAGCCTATGCCGAGCTGATGCGCGACGTGCGCGAGCGCCTGCTCAACGGCGAGAGCATGCTCGCCTGCGCGCTGCCCGGCACCGCCGGGCGGCGCCTGGACGGGTGGCTGCGCGCAGTGCGCGACGACGCCGGCGCGCTGCTGGCCTATACCCTGAGCGTGCCCGAGCCGGTCGGCAGCGACGGCGCCACGCGCTGGGAAATCGCCCTGGACAGCGCCGAACACGGCCTGTGGGACTGGGACATCCCCAGCGACCGGATCTTCCGTTCCGAGCGCTGGAAGCAGATGCTCGGCTACGAGGGCGCCGCGCCGGACTATGGACTCAACGCGCTGCTGCCGCTGGTGCACAGCGAGGACCAGGCCCGCCTGCGCGAGGCGATCCGCGCCCATTTCGAGGGCCGCACCGCGACCTACGTGTGCGAATTCAGGCTGCGCCAGCAGGACGGCCAGTGGCGCTGGATCCTGGACCGCGGCCGCATCGTCGCCCGTACCGCCGACGGCAGCCCGCTGCGCATGGTCGGCACGCATACCGACATCCACGAACAGAAGCTGCTTGAGCAGCGCCTGCGCGACCAGCAGACCCTGCTGCGCGAGGCGCAACGCATGACCAGCATGGGCAGCTGGTCGTGGGATCCGCTGCAGAACCGGATCTGGTGGTCGCGCGAGTTCCTGCGCGTGACCGGCCTGAGCGAGGAGCAGATGCCGAGCAGCCGCGGCTGGCTGCGCCTGCTCAGTCGCGAGTCGGCGGCGCAGGTGATCTCCACCTGGCGGCGCATGCAGCGCGACGGCAAGCAGGCCAATTTCGAGGTCGAGCTGGTGCGCGGCAGCGAGGCGCCGCTGCACCTGCGGGTGTGGGCGCAGCCGCAGCTGGAAGCGGACGGCGGCTTTCAGCGCGTGCTCGGCCAGGTGCAGAACATCACCGAGCAGCGCCAGACCGACGCACTGATCCGCTGGCGCACCGAACTGCTCAACCGCGTCTCAGCGCTGGGCAAGATCGGCGGCTGCGAGATCGAGGTCGGCACCCGGCGCATGCAATGGACCGAGGAGTGCTACCGCATCCACGGCCTGCGCAAGGAAACCATCGACCTGGACCAGGCGCTGGCGCTGTACACCCTGGATTCGCGCGACGCGTTCGAAACGGCGCTGGCGCGGATCGCCCACGGCGGCCTGCCCGAGCAACTGGACCTGTGCTTCCACCGGCCCTCCGGACACCGGGTGTGGGTGCAGGTGCTGATCGAGCTTGACGACCGCGACGGCCTGCCGCCGCGCTTCGTGGTGCTGTTCCGCGACATCAGCCGCGAACGCGAGGCCAGCGAGCGGATCGAGCTGCTGGCCCACTACGACCTGCTGACCGGGCTGCCGAACCGGCAACTGCTGCGCGAGCAGGCGGAAGCCGCGATGCACGACGCGGTGGAGCGCGGCAGCACCCTGGCGATGCTGTTCGTCGACCTGGACGGGTTCAAGAGCATCAACGATTCCTTCGGCCATGCCACCGGCGATGCGCTGCTGAAACTGGCGGCCACGCGCATGCACCAGCAGCTGCGCACCAGCGACCTGTTCGGCCGCTTCAGCGGCGACGAGTTCGTGGTGGTGTTGCGCGACCTGGCCGAACCCGGCGACGCCGGGCATGTGGCGCGCAAGCTGATCGCGGCGCTGGCCGAGCCGCTGCACAACGGCGAGAACGTGATCAAGATCGGCGCCAGCATCGGCATCGCCTTGATGGAGGAGGGGCGCCAGGACTTCGACAGCCTGCTGCGCGCCGCCGATGCGGCGATGTACGCGGCCAAGGAATCCGGCCGCAACACCTGCCACTACTACAGCCAGGACGTGCTGCTGCGCGCGCAGCGGCGGCTGGAGATCGAACATGCGCTGCACGGTGCGCTGGACCGCGAGGAGTTCTCGCTGGTGTACCAGCCGCTGGTGCACGCGGCCGGCGAACGCGCGCCGGCGGTCGAGGCGCTGCTGCGATGGCACCGCCCCGGCCACGGCCATTGCAACCCGGCCGAGTTCATTCCCATCGCCGAGGAATGCGGCGAGATCGTGCGCCTGGGCGACTGGGTGATCAACGAGGCCTGCCGCCAGGCCGCGGCCTGGGATGCGGCGGGGCTGAGCTTCGACCGCGTGTCGGTCAACGTCTCGGCGATGCAGCTGCGCGACCGCGGCTTCGCCGAGCGGGTGATCGAGCTGTGCCAGCGCAACGGCTGGTCGCCCAGGCGGCTGGAACTGGAACTGACCGAATCGGCGCTGATCCGCGACACCGAATCGCTGCGCCGCTGCTTCGAACTGTTCGAACAGGAAGGGGTGCTGCTGGCGGTGGACGACTTCGGCACCGGCTTCTCCAACCTGCATTACCTCAACCGCTTCCCGGTGCAGCGACTGAAGATCGACCGCAGCTTCGTGCAGGACATGCTCATCGACAGCGGGACCGCCAAGGTCACCCAGGCGATCGTGCAACTCGGCCATGCGCTGGGCATGCAGGTGGTGGCCGAGGGCGTGGAGACGGCCCAGGAGGAGGCGCTGCTGCGCGAGCAGGGCTGCGACGAGATCCAGGGCTATCTGCACTCGCGGCCGCTGCCGCCGCGCGAGCTCGCCTCCTGGCTGCGGGCGCGCCAGGCCGAGACGCCGGCGACGCTGCCGCGGCTGGTGCTTGCTGGTCAGTGA
- the clpS gene encoding ATP-dependent Clp protease adapter ClpS — MPRKNSSDHDHGVMVETGKPEVARPPMYQVLLLNDDYTPMDFVVTVLQQFFSLDLEKATQVMLHVHTRGRGVCGVYTREVAESKVAQVNEFSRMNQHPLLCTMEKA, encoded by the coding sequence ATGCCTCGCAAGAATTCTTCAGACCACGACCACGGCGTAATGGTGGAGACCGGCAAGCCCGAAGTCGCCCGCCCGCCGATGTACCAAGTGCTGTTGCTGAACGACGACTACACCCCGATGGACTTCGTGGTGACCGTGTTGCAGCAGTTTTTCTCGCTGGACCTGGAGAAGGCCACGCAGGTGATGCTGCACGTGCATACCCGCGGCCGCGGCGTCTGCGGGGTGTACACCCGCGAAGTGGCTGAATCCAAGGTAGCTCAGGTGAACGAGTTTTCGCGGATGAACCAGCATCCCCTGTTGTGCACGATGGAAAAAGCCTGA
- a CDS encoding ABC transporter permease, producing MVLFPRDRNAPGTVAARPGVLPNFHDLAVFALLLGLGALLLHGAADMRAPLPPPGTEAVSLDLRQLPEYGLRTTLRMFAAMAASLVFTFVVATLAAKSRRAERLIVPALDILQSVPVLGFLTFTVTFFLGLFPGRQIGAELASIFAIFTSQAWNMAYSFYQSLRNVPRDLDEVTRGFGLTSWQRFWRLEAPYATPALIWNMMMSMSGGWFFVVASEAITVGDHTLELPGIGSYLALAIAQRNFGAVGWAVLAMGVLIALYDQLLFRPIVAWSDKFRAELTASQDKPQSWLYDLLRRTRLAKRLVAPLAWVWQRTLLLRWAPRRPRPAAASVHDASGNVWGDRLWTAALAIAGLAAAWFAFDYGRQHLRLHDLAEAFGGGLATLLRVVVLIALASVVWVPIGVWIGLRPKVAQRVQPLAQFLAAFPANVLFPFAVLAIVATGASPNIWLSPLMILGTQWYILFNVIAGASAFPTDLREAATVYRLRSWTWWRRVILPGIFPYYITGALTASGGSWNASIVAELASWGDTQVQAYGLGSYIARATAAGDGARVLLGVAVMSLFVTVFNRAVWRRLYAFAERRLRFD from the coding sequence ATGGTGCTATTCCCCCGCGACCGCAACGCGCCCGGCACTGTCGCCGCACGCCCCGGTGTGCTGCCCAATTTCCACGATCTGGCGGTGTTCGCGCTGCTGCTTGGGCTGGGAGCGCTGCTGCTGCACGGCGCCGCCGACATGCGCGCGCCGCTGCCGCCACCGGGCACCGAAGCGGTCTCGCTGGATCTGCGCCAGCTTCCCGAATACGGCCTGCGCACCACCTTGCGCATGTTCGCGGCGATGGCCGCCTCTTTGGTGTTCACCTTCGTGGTGGCGACCCTGGCGGCCAAGAGTCGCCGCGCCGAGCGGCTGATCGTGCCGGCGCTGGACATCCTGCAGTCGGTGCCGGTGCTGGGCTTCCTGACCTTCACCGTGACCTTCTTCCTGGGCCTGTTTCCCGGCCGCCAGATCGGCGCCGAGCTGGCCTCGATCTTCGCCATCTTCACCAGCCAGGCCTGGAACATGGCGTACTCGTTCTACCAGTCGCTGCGCAACGTGCCGCGCGATCTGGACGAGGTCACGCGCGGTTTCGGCCTGACGTCGTGGCAGCGCTTCTGGCGGCTGGAAGCGCCGTACGCGACGCCGGCGCTGATCTGGAACATGATGATGTCGATGTCCGGCGGCTGGTTCTTCGTGGTCGCCTCCGAGGCGATCACGGTCGGCGACCACACGTTGGAATTGCCCGGCATCGGCTCCTACCTGGCGTTGGCGATCGCGCAGCGCAATTTCGGCGCGGTCGGCTGGGCGGTGCTGGCGATGGGCGTGTTGATCGCGCTGTACGACCAGTTGCTGTTCCGCCCCATCGTCGCCTGGTCGGACAAGTTCCGCGCCGAACTCACCGCCTCGCAGGACAAGCCGCAGTCGTGGCTGTACGACCTGCTGCGGCGCACCCGCCTGGCCAAGCGCCTGGTCGCGCCGCTGGCCTGGGTCTGGCAGCGCACCTTGCTGCTGCGCTGGGCGCCGCGCCGCCCGCGTCCGGCGGCGGCCTCCGTGCACGACGCCAGCGGCAACGTCTGGGGCGATCGGCTATGGACCGCGGCGCTGGCCATCGCGGGACTGGCCGCGGCCTGGTTCGCGTTCGATTACGGCCGCCAGCACCTGCGCCTGCACGACCTGGCCGAGGCCTTCGGCGGCGGTCTGGCCACGCTGCTGCGGGTGGTGGTGCTGATCGCGCTGGCCAGCGTGGTGTGGGTGCCGATCGGGGTGTGGATCGGATTGCGCCCGAAGGTGGCGCAGCGGGTGCAGCCGCTGGCGCAGTTCCTGGCCGCGTTCCCGGCCAACGTGCTGTTCCCGTTCGCGGTGCTGGCGATCGTCGCCACCGGCGCCAGTCCGAACATCTGGCTGTCGCCGCTGATGATCCTGGGCACGCAGTGGTACATCCTGTTCAACGTGATCGCCGGCGCCAGCGCGTTTCCCACCGACCTGCGCGAGGCGGCCACGGTCTACCGGCTGCGCTCGTGGACCTGGTGGCGGCGGGTGATCCTGCCGGGCATCTTCCCGTACTACATCACCGGCGCGCTGACCGCGTCCGGCGGCTCCTGGAACGCCAGCATCGTCGCCGAACTCGCCAGCTGGGGCGACACCCAGGTACAGGCCTACGGCCTGGGCTCCTACATCGCCCGCGCCACCGCCGCCGGCGATGGCGCGCGGGTGCTGCTCGGGGTGGCGGTGATGTCGCTGTTCGTGACCGTGTTCAACCGCGCGGTGTGGCGGCGCCTGTACGCCTTCGCCGAACGCCGCCTGCGCTTCGACTGA
- the mnmA gene encoding tRNA 2-thiouridine(34) synthase MnmA has product MNGARIMVGVSGGVDSSVAAWQLVQQGAGVAGLFMQNWADDGSGDCRAEDDRRDAVAVCGLLGMPFHFRDFSQEYWQGVFAHFLAEYAAGRTPNPDVLCNREVKFKHFLDAARELGAERIATGHYARVAFADGRWRLLRGVDRNKDQSYFLHQLGQTQLAATLFPVGELPKEQVRRIAREAGLPTHAKKDSTGICFIGERDFREFLGRYLPARRGEIRDPQEQVVAEHPGVFYFTLGQREGLNIGGVRGRAAAPWYVVGKDVARNVLYVDQDRDSPHLMSTQLQSEAAHWIAGSAPARRFDCTAQTRYRQADEPCTVEVADDGTLAVRFARPQRAVTPGQSLVLYQGDECLGGAVIATTDAPLQRRLAQRTDLHEETTR; this is encoded by the coding sequence ATGAACGGCGCGCGGATCATGGTCGGCGTGTCCGGCGGGGTCGATTCGTCGGTGGCCGCCTGGCAACTGGTGCAGCAAGGCGCCGGCGTGGCTGGCCTGTTCATGCAGAACTGGGCCGACGACGGCAGCGGCGACTGCCGCGCCGAGGACGACCGCCGCGACGCGGTGGCGGTGTGCGGCCTGCTCGGCATGCCGTTCCACTTCCGCGATTTCTCCCAGGAATACTGGCAAGGCGTGTTCGCCCACTTCCTGGCCGAATACGCCGCCGGGCGCACGCCGAACCCGGACGTGCTGTGCAACCGCGAGGTCAAGTTCAAGCATTTCCTGGACGCGGCGCGCGAACTCGGCGCCGAGCGCATCGCCACCGGCCACTACGCCCGGGTGGCCTTCGCCGACGGCCGCTGGCGGCTGTTGCGAGGGGTGGACCGCAACAAGGACCAGAGCTACTTCCTGCACCAACTCGGCCAGACGCAGTTGGCCGCGACCCTGTTCCCGGTCGGCGAGCTGCCCAAGGAGCAGGTGCGGCGCATCGCCCGCGAGGCCGGCCTGCCGACCCACGCGAAGAAGGACTCCACTGGCATCTGCTTCATCGGCGAGCGCGACTTCCGCGAGTTCCTCGGCCGCTACCTGCCGGCCCGGCGCGGCGAAATCCGCGACCCGCAGGAACAGGTCGTGGCCGAGCACCCCGGGGTGTTCTATTTCACCCTGGGCCAGCGCGAGGGTCTGAACATCGGCGGCGTGCGCGGCCGCGCGGCGGCGCCCTGGTACGTGGTCGGCAAGGACGTGGCGCGCAACGTGCTGTACGTGGACCAGGATCGCGACAGTCCGCATCTGATGTCCACGCAGTTGCAGTCCGAAGCCGCGCACTGGATCGCCGGGTCGGCGCCGGCGCGGCGCTTCGACTGCACCGCGCAGACCCGTTACCGCCAGGCCGACGAGCCGTGCACGGTCGAGGTGGCCGACGACGGCACCCTGGCAGTGCGCTTCGCCCGCCCGCAGCGCGCCGTGACCCCCGGCCAGTCGCTGGTGCTGTACCAGGGCGACGAATGCCTGGGCGGCGCCGTGATCGCCACCACCGATGCCCCGCTGCAGCGCCGCCTGGCGCAGCGCACCGATCTACATGAGGAAACCACCCGATGA
- a CDS encoding NUDIX hydrolase — protein MALPPGPWQPDVTVATVVVRDGRLLQVEESIAGALVLNQPAGHLEPDESLLQAALRETLEETGWQVRLTAFIGAYQWKADNGRHYLRFAFAAEPLAHDPQRPLDEGIVRALWMTPAELEAAAPRWRSPLVWQVVADFLAGKRYPLDLVRQLA, from the coding sequence ATGGCGCTGCCCCCCGGTCCCTGGCAGCCCGACGTGACCGTGGCCACGGTGGTGGTCCGCGACGGTCGCCTGCTGCAGGTGGAAGAGTCCATCGCCGGCGCACTGGTGCTGAACCAGCCGGCCGGGCACCTGGAGCCGGACGAGAGCCTGCTGCAGGCGGCGCTGCGCGAGACATTGGAGGAAACCGGCTGGCAGGTGCGGCTGACCGCGTTCATCGGCGCCTACCAATGGAAGGCCGACAACGGCCGCCACTACCTGCGCTTCGCCTTCGCCGCCGAGCCGCTCGCGCACGACCCGCAGCGGCCGCTGGACGAAGGCATCGTGCGCGCCCTGTGGATGACCCCGGCCGAGCTGGAAGCCGCCGCGCCGCGCTGGCGCAGCCCGCTGGTGTGGCAGGTGGTCGCCGATTTCCTCGCCGGCAAGCGCTATCCGCTGGACCTGGTGCGGCAGCTGGCATGA
- a CDS encoding methyl-accepting chemotaxis protein produces the protein MYSRLLIRLAAPLALTLLFPIAAGFDWPAPVRWAILTTMTLSWLGFAAWTAYSQSRRSPEQSKIMREQDQLLTELRSFVGNEIEGSRSEIERARELIRQAVSGLGGSFEAMNRKSRQQSVALARIVDRAGEDGGAGVDVARFAQHASQRMEQLVEALEQVSGQSSATVHYIDDMSQHLDGIFALLEDVKSIADQTNLLALNAAIEAARAGEAGRGFAVVADEVRNLSERSTTFNEQIRKLAHSSKDAIAKVRETVSHMASRDMDRSREARAEAASMLDNVAAINNSLGEGMREISECGRSIDSSVAEAVRALQFEDIATQALGGVHTHLDRLTAINREAVALQELLHRNGGVFDSELVDALQRVGTRLREMRVEWERPPHKPVAQQSMGAGTVELF, from the coding sequence ATGTACTCACGCCTCCTGATCCGTCTGGCCGCCCCGCTCGCCCTGACGTTGCTGTTCCCCATCGCCGCCGGTTTCGACTGGCCGGCCCCGGTCCGTTGGGCCATCCTCACCACGATGACGTTGAGTTGGCTGGGCTTCGCCGCCTGGACAGCCTATAGCCAGAGCCGGCGTTCGCCGGAGCAGTCCAAGATCATGCGCGAGCAGGATCAGCTGCTGACCGAATTGCGCAGCTTCGTCGGCAACGAGATCGAAGGCTCGCGCAGCGAGATCGAACGGGCCCGCGAACTGATCCGCCAGGCGGTCAGCGGCCTGGGCGGCAGCTTCGAGGCGATGAACCGCAAGTCGCGGCAGCAGAGCGTGGCGCTGGCCCGGATCGTGGATCGCGCCGGCGAAGACGGCGGCGCCGGGGTCGACGTGGCCCGCTTCGCCCAGCATGCCAGCCAGCGCATGGAGCAATTGGTCGAGGCGCTGGAACAGGTCAGCGGCCAGAGCAGCGCCACGGTGCATTACATCGACGACATGTCGCAGCACCTGGACGGCATCTTCGCCCTGCTGGAAGACGTCAAGTCGATCGCCGACCAGACCAATCTGCTGGCGCTGAACGCGGCGATCGAAGCGGCGCGTGCCGGCGAGGCGGGCCGCGGCTTCGCGGTGGTCGCCGACGAGGTGCGCAACCTGTCCGAACGCTCGACCACCTTCAACGAGCAGATCCGCAAGCTGGCGCACAGCTCCAAGGACGCCATCGCCAAGGTCCGCGAGACGGTGTCGCACATGGCCTCGCGCGACATGGACCGCTCCCGCGAGGCGCGCGCCGAGGCCGCGTCGATGCTGGACAACGTGGCGGCGATCAACAATTCGCTGGGCGAAGGCATGCGCGAGATCTCCGAGTGCGGCCGCTCCATCGACAGCAGCGTCGCCGAAGCGGTGCGCGCCCTGCAGTTCGAGGACATCGCGACCCAGGCCCTGGGCGGGGTGCATACCCACCTGGACCGCCTGACCGCGATCAACCGCGAGGCCGTGGCCCTGCAGGAACTGCTGCATCGCAACGGCGGCGTGTTCGACAGCGAGTTGGTCGACGCGCTGCAACGGGTCGGCACCCGCCTGCGCGAGATGCGCGTGGAATGGGAGCGTCCGCCGCACAAGCCGGTGGCGCAGCAGAGCATGGGCGCCGGCACCGTCGAGTTGTTCTGA
- the hflD gene encoding high frequency lysogenization protein HflD, whose amino-acid sequence MTDSMDARVLALAGVAQALQQVRRIAETGQSEASLVRTLLDSVFRTDADTPEAVYGRVGDVAPGLRLLHNYFRNQGQDEALPRLALAVLQLERRFIRDTETGAKVSAGIARIAPKLAEHGDSAHPEVIGALGQLYADTISHLRPRVMVQGNPHYLGQAGVVAEIRALLLAAVRSAVLWRQMGGSLWDFLLAKRRMIDAVDRALG is encoded by the coding sequence ATGACCGATTCCATGGACGCGCGCGTGCTGGCGCTGGCCGGCGTCGCCCAGGCCCTGCAGCAGGTCCGGCGCATCGCCGAGACCGGGCAGTCCGAGGCGTCGCTGGTGCGGACCCTGCTGGACAGCGTGTTCCGCACCGACGCCGACACGCCGGAGGCGGTGTATGGCCGGGTCGGCGACGTCGCGCCCGGGTTGCGCCTGCTGCACAACTATTTCCGCAACCAGGGCCAGGACGAGGCGCTGCCGCGGCTGGCGCTGGCGGTGCTGCAACTGGAGCGGCGCTTCATCCGCGACACCGAGACCGGCGCCAAGGTCAGCGCCGGCATCGCCAGGATCGCGCCGAAGCTGGCCGAGCACGGCGACAGCGCGCATCCGGAGGTGATCGGCGCGCTCGGCCAGCTGTATGCCGACACCATCAGCCACCTGCGTCCGCGGGTGATGGTACAGGGCAACCCGCATTACCTGGGTCAGGCCGGGGTGGTGGCGGAGATCCGCGCGCTGCTGCTGGCCGCGGTGCGCTCGGCGGTGCTGTGGCGGCAGATGGGCGGCAGCCTGTGGGATTTCCTGCTGGCCAAGCGACGCATGATCGACGCGGTGGACCGCGCGTTGGGCTGA
- a CDS encoding AAA-associated domain-containing protein, with amino-acid sequence MTFSASAPERSPLVRVHGVRKSYDKGGATPLVVLDDVDLTLHSGQIVGLLGRSGSGKSTLLRAIAGLLQPSAGSIVFRDATPAQAIDDIAMVFQSFALFPWLTVLQNVEVGLEARGVAADERRRRALAAIDLIGLDGYEGAYPKELSGGMRQRVGLARALVVRPKLLLMDEPFSALDVLTAETLRTDLLDLWSEGRMPIESILMVTHNIEEAVLMCDRIVIFGANPGRVIGEIQVTLPQPRNRLAPAFRALVDDIYARMTASPQRTQAREGVFPGSGIAMVLPRVSSNLLAGLVEAVAAEPYHGRADLPPLAASLQLEVDELFPIAETLQLLRFAVFEQGDLQLTPAGQRFAELGTDARKQMFAQHLATYVPLAAHIRRVLDERPTHHAPARRFRDELEDHMSEDYAAETVQAVISWARYAEYFAYDKQADLFSLENPS; translated from the coding sequence ATGACCTTTTCCGCAAGCGCACCCGAGCGCTCCCCGCTGGTCCGCGTGCACGGCGTGCGCAAGAGCTACGACAAGGGCGGGGCGACGCCGCTGGTGGTGTTGGACGATGTCGACCTGACCTTGCATTCGGGCCAGATCGTCGGCCTGCTCGGACGCTCCGGCTCCGGCAAGTCCACGCTGTTGCGCGCCATCGCCGGGCTGTTGCAGCCCAGCGCCGGCAGCATCGTGTTCCGCGACGCCACGCCGGCCCAGGCGATCGACGACATCGCGATGGTGTTCCAGAGCTTCGCGCTGTTCCCGTGGCTGACCGTGCTGCAGAACGTGGAGGTGGGCCTGGAGGCGCGTGGCGTGGCCGCCGACGAACGCCGGCGGCGCGCGTTGGCGGCGATCGACCTGATCGGCCTGGACGGCTACGAGGGCGCCTATCCGAAGGAATTGTCCGGCGGCATGCGCCAGCGCGTGGGCCTGGCCCGCGCCCTGGTGGTGCGGCCGAAACTGCTGTTGATGGACGAGCCGTTCTCGGCGCTGGACGTGCTGACCGCCGAAACCCTGCGCACCGACCTGCTCGACCTGTGGTCGGAGGGGCGCATGCCGATCGAGTCGATCCTGATGGTCACCCACAACATCGAGGAGGCGGTGCTGATGTGCGACCGCATCGTGATCTTCGGGGCAAACCCGGGCCGGGTGATCGGCGAGATCCAGGTCACCCTGCCGCAGCCGCGCAATCGGCTGGCGCCGGCGTTCCGCGCCCTGGTCGACGACATCTACGCGCGCATGACCGCCAGCCCGCAGCGGACGCAGGCGCGCGAAGGCGTGTTCCCCGGCAGCGGCATCGCCATGGTGCTGCCGCGGGTGTCGAGCAACCTGCTGGCCGGCCTGGTCGAGGCGGTGGCGGCCGAGCCGTACCACGGCCGCGCCGACCTGCCGCCGCTGGCCGCCAGCCTGCAGCTGGAGGTGGACGAACTGTTCCCGATCGCCGAGACCCTGCAGTTGCTGCGCTTCGCGGTATTCGAGCAGGGCGACCTGCAGCTGACCCCGGCCGGGCAGCGCTTCGCCGAACTCGGTACCGACGCGCGCAAGCAGATGTTCGCCCAGCACCTGGCCACCTACGTGCCGCTGGCCGCGCACATTCGCCGCGTGCTCGACGAACGCCCGACCCACCATGCGCCGGCGCGGCGTTTCCGCGACGAGCTGGAAGACCACATGTCCGAGGACTATGCGGCCGAAACCGTGCAGGCGGTGATCAGCTGGGCGCGCTACGCCGAGTACTTCGCCTACGACAAGCAGGCCGACCTGTTCTCGTTGGAGAATCCCAGCTAG